A single Uloborus diversus isolate 005 chromosome 7, Udiv.v.3.1, whole genome shotgun sequence DNA region contains:
- the LOC129226978 gene encoding uncharacterized protein DDB_G0287625-like, giving the protein MANLSQSISSPTSSRNTRWENESPRSDLMQTSLSPTSSRNFSSNNKFPSSNLKQTVSSPTSSTNTNSDDVCPDHESSSSNFRHINQIYFSRNFASANRYRGSNIRHTKSLSFSSRNTTSDNESPNVNARQTTLHASNSRKTNLNDESPSSNPTQTTSHPFSSLNTDTEREPSSSNVRQINQVYIPRNSVSDNRYRGSNFRHTNSFSFSSRNTDTHREPSSSNFRQINQFHSPRNSASANRYRGSNFRHTNSFSFSSRNTDTQREPSSSNFRQISQFYSPRNSASANGYRGSNVRHTKSLSSSSRNTTSDNESPNVNARQTTLHASNSRKTNLNDESPSSNPTQTTSHPFSSLNTDTEREPSSSNVRQINQVYIPRNSVSDNRYRGSNFRHTNAFSFSSRNTQREPSSSNFRQITQFYSPRNSASDNRYRRPNFRRTNPSSYSRNITPDNESPSSNARQTNLFLTRTRNTNSENERPSSNFSQNTSSLNLSSTLVSTEEFSSSIFWPD; this is encoded by the coding sequence ATGGCGAATCTTAGTCAGAGTATTTCGTCTCCTACTTCGTCAAGAAATACTAGATGGGAAAACGAATCTCCAAGATCGGATCTTATGCAGACTAGTTTGTCTCCTACTTCTTCAAGGAATTTTAGTTCGAATAATAAATTTCCAAGCTCAAATCTTAAGCAGACTGTATCGTCTCCTACTTCCTCAACGAATACTAATTCAGATGATGTCTGTCCAGACCATGAATCTTCAAGCTCAAATTTTAGGCAtattaatcaaatttatttttctaggAATTTTGCCTCAGCTAATCGCTATCGAGGATCTAATATTAGACACACTAAAtcgctttctttttcttcaagaaatacTACTTCTGATAATGAATCTCCAAACGTAAATGCTAGACAGACTACCTTGCATGCTAGTAATTcaagaaaaactaatttaaatgatGAATCACCAAGCTCTAATCCTACGCAGACTACTTCGCATCCTTTTTCTTCATTGAATACTGATACGGAAAGAGAACCTTCAAGCTCAAACGTAAGGCAGATTAATCAAGTGTATATTCCAAGGAATTCTGTCTCTGATAATCGCTATCGAGGATCGAATTTTAGACACactaattcattttctttttcttcaaggAATACTGATACGCACAGAGAACCCTCAAGCTCAAATTTTCGGCAGATCAATCAATTTCATTCTCCAAGGAATTCTGCCTCAGCTAATCGCTATCGAGGATCTAATTTTAGACACactaattcattttctttttcttcaaggAATACTGATACGCAAAGAGAACCCTCAAGCTCAAATTTTCGGCAGATCAGTCAATTTTATTCTCCAAGGAATTCTGCCTCAGCTAATGGCTATCGAGGATCTAATGTTAGACACACTAAATCGCTTTCTTCTTCTTCAAGAAATACTACTTCTGATAATGAATCTCCAAACGTAAATGCTAGACAGACTACCTTGCATGCTAGTAATTcaagaaaaactaatttaaatgatGAATCACCAAGCTCTAATCCTACGCAGACTACTTCGCATCCTTTTTCTTCATTGAATACTGATACGGAAAGAGAACCTTCAAGCTCAAACGTAAGGCAGATTAATCAAGTGTATATTCCAAGGAATTCTGTCTCTGATAATCGCTATCGAGGATCTAATTTTAGACACactaatgcattttctttttcttcaaggAATACGCAAAGAGAACCTTCAAGCTCAAATTTTCGGCAGATCACTCAGTTTTATTCTCCAAGGAATTCTGCCTCAGATAATCGCTATCGAAGACCCAATTTTAGGCGTACTAATCCATCTTCTTATTCAAGAAATATTACACCGGATAATGAATCTCCAAGCTCAAATGCTAGGCAGACTAACTTGTTTCTTACTCGTACAAGGAATACTAATTCGGAAAATGAACGTCCAAGCTCCAACTTTAGCCAGAATACTTCGTCTCTCAATTTGTCAAGCACTCTTGTTTCAACTGAGGAATTTTCAAGTTCTATATTCTGGCCAGACTAA